One Salvia splendens isolate huo1 chromosome 12, SspV2, whole genome shotgun sequence genomic window carries:
- the LOC121757010 gene encoding E3 ubiquitin-protein ligase KEG-like has translation MAGQVVANRPASSFDFVMVDGESGYVSTLSASSDQMTPWIDPTTIKLRHRIGRGAFGDVWLATHHRSSEDHDEYHEVAVKMLHPVKEENVRDVLNRLSDLIFKCQGLDTVCLLHGLSVINKKVCIVMQFYEGSVGDKMARLIGGKLSLGDVLRYGVDLAQGIMDLHAKGILILNLKPYNFLLNRNDGAIIGDIGIPYVLLGVSLPSTDMARRLGSPAYMAPEQWQPEIRGPISVETDSWGFGCSILEMLTGIQPWSGKSVEEIYKLVVTKQEKPHIPSGLPPAVENVIVGCFEYDFRSRPVMADILHAFKSSQNAVSLDGSSTGLGSRMIRDKPGGGGYTEWFLAKDHLQVGDVVRSRKAMNSCSPKNMDVPEGSVVGLERDTDQDGYVLVRVHGVHDPLRVHVSTLERVTFGLAAGDWVRLKREEKKHSPVGVLHSVNRDGSVAVAFIGLETLWKGEYTQFEMAKPYCVGQFVKLKSSVFSPRFDWLRRRGGDWAPGRICEVLPNGCLVIKFPSRLNIGREDMSFLGDPAEIELVSFETSPGLVKKYQHLEDFHWAVRPLLIALGLFTAMKMGLLVGKKVGRGRLKGKDPLFQNDGQKGDVRQGAATGDSSANGNAAWLTFSGPKLKGLLFYPPLSLQWNPCSSSGS, from the exons ATGGCCGGACAAGTTGTTGCTAATCGACCTGCGTCTTCGTTTGATTTCGTGATGGTTGATGGAGAGTCTGGTTATGTTAGCACCTTAAGTGCATCATCTGACCAGATGACCCCTTGGATTGATCCAACGACGATTAAGCTCAGGCACCGGATTGGAAGAGGGGCATTTGGTGATGTTTGGCTAGCCACTCATCACCGGTCGTCTGAGGACCATGATGAGTATCATGAAGTTGCTGTGAAAATGTTGCACCCGGTCAAAGAGGAAAACGTTAGGGATGTCTTGAATAGATTgagtgatttgatttttaagtgCCAAGGGTTGGATACGGTTTGTTTGCTCCACGGGCTTTCTGTTATCAATAAGAAA GTATGCATTGTTATGCAATTCTACGAGGGCTCAGTCGGCGACAAAATGGCTCGCCTCATTGGGGGGAAGTTGTCTCTTGGAGATGTTCTAAG GTATGGAGTGGATCTGGCTCAAGGAATAATGGACCTGCATGCAAAAGGGATCCTTATTCTCAACCTCAAACCTTATAATTTCTTGTTAAATAGAAATGATGGGGCAATTATTGGGGATATTGGTATCCCTTATGTGTTGTTAGGGGTTTCATTGCCCAGCACGGACATGGCTCGGAGACTTGGGAGTCCGGCCTATATGGCTCCGGAACAATGGCAGCCGGAAATAAGAGGTCCAATATCTGTTGAGACTGATTCGTGGGGATTTGGTTGCAGTATATTGGAGATGTTAACTGGGATACAGCCGTGGAGTGGTAAATCAGTTGAGGAGATATACAAGTTAGTCGTAACAAAGCAAGAAAAACCTCATATTCCCAGCGGCCTCCCTCCTGCAGTTGAGAATGTCATTGTCGGTTGTTTTGAGTACGACTTTAGGAGCCGCCCTGTGATGGCAGATATTTTACATGCTTTCAAGAG TTCGCAGAATGCAGTTTCTCTAGATGGAAGCTCAACAGGTCTCGGAAGTAGAATGATCAGAGACAAACCAGGTGGCGGTGGGTATACAGAATGGTTCCTCGCAAAGGATCACCTGCAAGTCGGTGATGTGGTCCGTTCTAGGAAAGCCATGAACTCGTGCAGCCCAAAAAATATGGATGTGCCCGAAGGGTCTGTGGTGGGTTTGGAAAGGGATACGGATCAAGATGGATATGTTCTGGTGAGGGTGCATGGAGTTCATGATCCACTACGAGTTCATGTTTCTACACTGGAACGAGTCACATTCGGATTGGCTGCAGGCGACTGGGTCCGCctgaagagagaagagaagaagcACTCACCCGTTGGTGTCCTTCACTCAGTAAACCGTGATGGAAGTGTAGCTGTTGCGTTTATAGGACTGGAAACCCTATGGAAGGGCGAGTATACACAGTTTGAGATGGCAAAACCTTACTGTGTTGGGCAGTTTGTGAAGCTAAAGTCGAGCGTCTTCAGCCCACGGTTTGATTGGCTTCGTCGAAGAGGTGGTGATTGGGCGCCTGGACGGATTTGTGAAGTGCTGCCGAATGGGTGCCTCGTTATCAAGTTTCCCAGCAGGCTGAACATAGGGAGAGAGGACATGAGCTTCCTCGGCGATCCAGCAGAGATCGAGCTCGTGTCGTTCGAGACCTCCCCTGGGTTGGTGAAGAAGTATCAACATCTAGAGGACTTCCACTGGGCTGTGAGGCCACTATTGATTGCTTTGGGGTTATTTACAGCCATGAAAATGGGACTTCTGGTTGGGAAGAAAGTTGGGAGAGGGAGGCTGAAGGGAAAGGATCCTCTGTTCCAAAACGATGGACAGAAAGGCGATGTGAGACAGGGTGCAGCCACGGGCGACAGCAGCGCAAATGGGAACGCAGCGTGGCTAACATTTTCAG
- the LOC121757251 gene encoding UDP-N-acetylglucosamine transporter UGNT1-like gives MATSGGYLLITAMDSAAEEVDEKQLKASAISNAGAYAATSYMACAVLLVMFNKAALSSYSFPCANVITLCQMISSCFFLYVLRRLKLISFNSNESGALGDNFGTLVSIKTLINTSPLSMTYLFYMLASMEAVRGVNVPMYTTIRRTTVFFTMMIEFIFAGQRYSRPVLGSVVIILLGAFVAGAHDMSFDSYGYLVVVLANISTAVYLTTISRVGKTSGLNSFGLMWCNGVLCGPVLLVWIFVQGDIKTTMNFQYLLSPGFLVVLFFSCILAFILNYTVFLNTTLNSALTQTICGNLKDFFTIALGWAIFGGLAFDLLNVTGQLICFAGSGLYAYYKFTGK, from the exons ATGGCGACGAGCGGTGGATATCTTCTGATCACCGCGATGGATTCAGCTGCGGAGGAAGTGGACGAGAAGCAGTTGAAAGCCTCCGCCATCTCTAATGCCGGTGCTTATGCCGCCACCTCTTATATGGCATGCGCCG TGCTATTGGTGATGTTCAATAAAGCTGCTCTTTCTTCATACAGCTTCCCTTGTGCTAATGTCATCACTCTTTGCCAG atGATATCATCATGCTTTTTTCTCTACGTATTAAGGCGGTTAAAGCTTATATCGTTTAATTCGAATGAATCTGGAGCACTCGGTGATAACTTTGGAACATTGGTATCGATAAAGACATTGATCAACACTTCACCTCTTTCTATGACCTATTTATTTTACATG CTAGCCTCCATGGAGGCTGTTCGGGGAGTCAATGTACCCATGTATACAACCATAAGGAGAACTACGGTTTTCTTTACAATGATGATCGAGTTCATCTTTGCGGGGCAGAGGTATAGCCGTCCTGTTCTTGGAAG TGTGGTAATAATTCTGTTAGGTGCTTTTGTTGCGGGAGCCCATGACATGTCTTTCGACTCCTATGGTTATCTAGTGGTGGTGTTAGCCAACATATCAACAGCAGTGTATCTCACAACCATATCTCGCGTTG GGAAAACTAGTGGTCTCAACAGCTTTGGCCTAATGTGGTGCAATG GCGTTTTGTGCGGACCAGTTTTACTGGTTTGGATCTTTGTACAAGGTGACATTAAGACGACAATGAATTTCCAATATTTGCTCTCTCCGGGATTCCTG GTAGTATTGTTCTTTTCTTGCATACTGGCATTCATCCTCAACTACACCGTATTCCTCAACACGACACTGAATTCTGCTCTAACGCAGACAATCTGTGGTAACTTGAAG GACTTCTTCACTATTGCTTTAGGCTGGGCGATTTTTGGTGGGCTGGCGTTCGATTTA CTGAATGTGACCGGGCAGCTCATCTGCTTCGCTGGCTCAGGATTATATGCCTATTACAAGTTCACTGGGAAGTGA